A region of the Exiguobacterium aurantiacum DSM 6208 genome:
AGTCATCGAGGTCCATGACGTCGGTTCGTAGGAGCGGCTTTTGAATGTCTTCTCGTGGATCACGGCCCGGTTTGGCGAGCGATTTCAAAATGTCTTCCACGGTCGGCAACCCCGCTCCGAGCTTTTCACTCAACTCGCGCGCATCGACGGCTTTTAACCGATCTCTTAATTCCGCCGTACCGACCGCCTGTTTCTTGACCCCGAGCTCTTTCAAGAGCGACAGTGTCAGCTTATAGCTTTCCGGGTGAATCTCTGTCTGGTCGAGCACGTCACTCCCGTTCGTGATGCGTAAGAAGCCGGCCGCTTGCTCATAGGCTTTCGCACCAAGCCGTGGGACTTTTTTGATTTCTTTTCGCGTGTCGAAGCGACCGAATTCATCTCGATACGCTACGATGTTTTTCGCCGTCGTCTTATTTAAGCCCGATACGTACATGAGAAGGGATTCAGAGGCACGGTTCACATCGACCCCGACCATGTTGACGACGCTCTCGACGACGAACTCGAGAGAGTTTTTCAATTTATTTTGGCTGACATCGTGCTGATATTGCCCGACGCCTACCGATTGCGGGTCGACTTTGACGAGCTCTGCCATCGCATCTTGGATCCGTCTCGCGATTGAAACGGCCGATCGCTCCTCGACTTTCAGTTCCGGGAACTCCGTGCGGGCGACTTCAGAAGCCGAGTACACGCTCGCCCCGGCCTCGTTGACGATCGCATAGGCGATCTCACGTTCAGCCGTCTTCAACCAGTTCGCGACGAACTGTTCGGTTTCTCGTGACGCCGTTCCATTCCCGATGACGATGACCGAGATCGGGTATCGCTTCACGAGCGACGACAACACTTTTTCCGAACCGGCGATATCGTGTTTCGGTGCCGTCGGATAAAACACACCGACTTCTTCGACTTTCCCGATTTCGTTGACGACGGCCCATTTGCATCCAGTCCGGTAAGCCGGGTCAATCCCGAGGACGACAACTTCTCGGAGCGGCGGCTGCATATACAGTTGTTTTAAGTTTTTTGCGAACACGTCGATCGCCTGCTCTTCCGCCGTCTCGGTCAGTTCGCCGCGAATCTCTCGTTCGATGGCCGGGAAGACTGACTTTTTATACGTTTCTTTCACGGCATGCACGACGAGCTCTCGCTTCTCGACCGGCAACCGGTCAAATCGTCGGAGCACCTGGTCCATAAATCCGGTCTCGTCGAACACGAGTTTCACTTGAAGGACATCGGTGCGTTCGCCTCGATTCAACGCGAGCACACGGTGTGGGACGATGCCCGCGACTTTTTCCTCGTACTCATAATACTGGGCGAAAATCTCTTTCTCGTCTTCAGCCTGCTTTTTCTTACGTGAGCGAAGGAGCGCCTCTTTCCGCACTCGGGTCCGGAGCGTTTGGCGGAGCGTCGCCTCTTCCCCCCATTCTTCACCGATAATCGATTGGACAAATGGCAAAGCCTCATCGAGCGGGACGTCTCCGGCGAGCTTCTGCGCATCTTCCAATGAATAAACGGATGGGGCGCGATACCAGTCGGCGAGCTGCTGTAGCCCTTTCTCTCTTCCTTGTTCGGCTTTTGTGCGACGCTTCGGCCGATACGGCAAGTATATGTCGTCGACTTGTTGGAGCGTCGTCGCCGCTTCGAGCGCCCGCGCGAGTTCAGGCGTCGACTTTTCGAGCTCTTCTAATTTCGCAAGCACGTCCGTCTTACGTTTGTGTAAGTTCTCTTCATATTGTACAGCGTCGAGAATCGCTTTGATTTCGACTTCGTCCAAGTTTCCGGTCATCTCTTTGCGGTAACGAGCCATGAACGGAATCGTCGCTCCGTCTGCGGCGAGTTGCCTCACCGTCTCGACTTGGCTTGCTTTCAATTTCAGTTCTTTCGCGATTTTCGTGATCAACCGAATCACTTCCTTTTCTGTTCTCTCATATTGAAGTGTAGCAAACTGACGGGGAGACGACAAAAAACGATGACTCCTCAGTCATCGTTCGAGAATACTTCGTTGAGTGGGACTTTGATGGCTTCACGCAATTTCTCAAGCGCACGTCGCTGTAAGCGGGATACGTGCATCTGCGAAATGCCGAGCAGCTCACCTGTCTCTTTTTGACTCATGTTTTTATAGTAGGCACATTCTAAAATCGCCTGTTCCCGTTCGTTCAGCACGCTGAACGCTTTTTCGAGAATGAGTCGTTGGTCGACCGACTCGTAGCCCCGCTCTTGACTCCCGACGAGGTCGAGTAGCGTGACCGTGCTTCCTTCGTTATCCGCTTCGATCGAGCTATCGACTGAGAGCGCTTGATAACTCTTACCCATCTCGAGCGTTTCGAGAATCTCTTCATCGGATACGCCGAGATGATCGGCAATCTCATCGATGCGCGGTGAGCGTTGAAGCTCGGTCGTCAACTCTTCGACCGTCTTCTTGATCTTTGGTCCGAGCTCCTTGATGCGACGTGGCACGTGGACACTCCACGTCTTGTCACGGATGAATCGCTTGATTTCACCGATGATGGTCGGGACAGCGAACGACTCGAAACTACGGCCGAATTCGGGATCGAAACGACGGAGCGCTGCGAGCAACCCGATCATCCCGACTTGGACGAGGTCATCATGGATGGCCCGGCCGCGGGAGAACTTGCGTGCAAGCGCCTCGACGAGGTCCGAGTAGCGAT
Encoded here:
- a CDS encoding Tex family protein, yielding MITKIAKELKLKASQVETVRQLAADGATIPFMARYRKEMTGNLDEVEIKAILDAVQYEENLHKRKTDVLAKLEELEKSTPELARALEAATTLQQVDDIYLPYRPKRRTKAEQGREKGLQQLADWYRAPSVYSLEDAQKLAGDVPLDEALPFVQSIIGEEWGEEATLRQTLRTRVRKEALLRSRKKKQAEDEKEIFAQYYEYEEKVAGIVPHRVLALNRGERTDVLQVKLVFDETGFMDQVLRRFDRLPVEKRELVVHAVKETYKKSVFPAIEREIRGELTETAEEQAIDVFAKNLKQLYMQPPLREVVVLGIDPAYRTGCKWAVVNEIGKVEEVGVFYPTAPKHDIAGSEKVLSSLVKRYPISVIVIGNGTASRETEQFVANWLKTAEREIAYAIVNEAGASVYSASEVARTEFPELKVEERSAVSIARRIQDAMAELVKVDPQSVGVGQYQHDVSQNKLKNSLEFVVESVVNMVGVDVNRASESLLMYVSGLNKTTAKNIVAYRDEFGRFDTRKEIKKVPRLGAKAYEQAAGFLRITNGSDVLDQTEIHPESYKLTLSLLKELGVKKQAVGTAELRDRLKAVDARELSEKLGAGLPTVEDILKSLAKPGRDPREDIQKPLLRTDVMDLDDLKVGMEFQGTVRNVIDFGAFVDIGVKQDGLVHISKLSNRYVKHPLDVVAVGDIVTVWIEQVDVNRGRISLTMLEPSKQ
- the sigB gene encoding RNA polymerase sigma factor SigB gives rise to the protein MPAKSQQRHHSDDEVLEWIERYQQDDQNEEVQMLLINRYSDLVEALARKFSRGRAIHDDLVQVGMIGLLAALRRFDPEFGRSFESFAVPTIIGEIKRFIRDKTWSVHVPRRIKELGPKIKKTVEELTTELQRSPRIDEIADHLGVSDEEILETLEMGKSYQALSVDSSIEADNEGSTVTLLDLVGSQERGYESVDQRLILEKAFSVLNEREQAILECAYYKNMSQKETGELLGISQMHVSRLQRRALEKLREAIKVPLNEVFSNDD